In Pseudonocardia cypriaca, a single genomic region encodes these proteins:
- a CDS encoding 2-keto-4-pentenoate hydratase codes for MSDEKRTGGAADVLWKAWTSGEQIAALPDEVRPRDDFEGFATQLAVGGHAGPPYGWKIAATTAAGQAHIGVSGPLPGPLFERFRHEPGDVLSSDGMHMRVVEAEFAYLMGTDVEPDAGPDEIVAAVDRLHLAVEVPDSRFARYETAGGPQLLADCACAGRFVLGPEVPGWAEHDLSTWGTAVWINGERAATGSGGNVLGDPRNALVWIAEDLRRYGRGLRAGELVTTGTTTAPVPVGAGDEVRADFGYLGEVAFRFAG; via the coding sequence ATGTCTGATGAGAAGCGCACCGGCGGCGCCGCCGACGTTCTGTGGAAAGCCTGGACCTCGGGCGAGCAGATCGCCGCGCTCCCCGACGAGGTCCGGCCGCGTGACGATTTCGAGGGGTTCGCCACGCAGCTCGCGGTCGGGGGGCATGCCGGGCCGCCCTACGGCTGGAAGATCGCGGCGACCACCGCGGCGGGGCAGGCCCACATCGGGGTGAGCGGGCCGCTGCCAGGTCCGCTGTTCGAGCGGTTCCGCCACGAGCCCGGTGACGTGCTGAGCAGCGACGGCATGCACATGCGCGTGGTCGAGGCCGAGTTCGCCTACCTCATGGGCACCGACGTGGAGCCCGACGCGGGCCCGGACGAGATCGTCGCGGCCGTCGACCGGCTGCACCTGGCGGTCGAGGTGCCCGACTCGCGGTTCGCGCGCTACGAGACGGCAGGCGGTCCGCAGCTGCTCGCCGACTGCGCCTGTGCCGGCCGGTTCGTGCTGGGTCCCGAGGTGCCCGGCTGGGCCGAGCACGACCTGTCCACATGGGGAACGGCGGTGTGGATCAACGGCGAGCGGGCCGCCACGGGCAGCGGCGGCAACGTGCTGGGCGACCCGCGCAACGCGCTCGTCTGGATCGCCGAGGACCTGCGCCGGTACGGCCGCGGGCTGCGCGCGGGCGAGCTCGTCACCACCGGGACGACGACCGCTCCCGTTCCGGTCGGAGCAGGCGACGAGGTTCGTGCCGACTTCGGGTACCTCGGTGAGGTGGCGTTCCGCTTCGCCGGGTGA
- a CDS encoding RNA-binding S4 domain-containing protein, with protein sequence MESTRLDRWLWAVRLTKTRPDAAAACRGGHVRVNDRPAKPATPVQPGDEVRARVNDRTRVVEVVRVIQKRVGAADAATCYIDRTPAPPPEALVPVARRERGAGRPTKRERRVLDAFRTGGL encoded by the coding sequence GTGGAGTCGACGCGACTGGACCGCTGGCTGTGGGCGGTCCGGCTGACCAAGACCCGGCCGGACGCCGCGGCCGCCTGCCGCGGCGGGCACGTGCGCGTTAACGACCGGCCCGCGAAGCCGGCCACGCCCGTACAGCCGGGCGACGAGGTGCGGGCCCGCGTGAACGACCGCACGCGCGTCGTGGAGGTCGTGCGCGTCATCCAGAAACGGGTCGGCGCCGCGGACGCGGCCACCTGCTACATCGACCGCACGCCCGCTCCGCCGCCGGAGGCCCTGGTGCCGGTGGCCCGCCGGGAGCGGGGTGCCGGGCGACCGACGAAGCGCGAGCGCCGCGTCCTCGACGCGTTCCGCACCGGAGGGCTCTGA